One window of Candidatus Nitrospira kreftii genomic DNA carries:
- a CDS encoding Transcriptional regulator: protein MNAKPGDIWLADLGLAAKTRPVLIVSRFDPDAPRALLTYLPLTTQHRGSQYEIPLGDLPFLHQASVVNVQGIGSLIEPRLERKLGQLSAATMAKVKDALRFALEL from the coding sequence ATGAACGCCAAGCCGGGTGACATCTGGTTAGCCGATCTTGGGTTGGCTGCGAAGACCCGCCCCGTTCTCATCGTTTCTCGCTTCGATCCTGACGCTCCCCGCGCACTCCTCACATACCTCCCGCTGACCACACAGCATCGAGGCAGTCAGTACGAAATCCCGCTCGGCGACCTTCCCTTTTTGCATCAAGCATCCGTGGTCAACGTCCAAGGTATTGGGTCTTTGATCGAACCCAGGCTCGAACGCAAACTGGGACAGCTGTCCGCTGCCACGATGGCTAAGGTCAAAGACGCTCTTCGCTTCGCGCTTGAACTGTAG
- a CDS encoding hypothetical protein (conserved protein of unknown function): MTQLAQKLDKKLASWRPEVAAQVVQIVTDVIELADTDTLDLQPSRAVVQEVLDTLDERQAG, translated from the coding sequence ATGACGCAGCTCGCCCAGAAACTCGACAAAAAGCTCGCCTCCTGGCGGCCTGAGGTGGCCGCTCAGGTGGTGCAAATTGTGACCGACGTGATCGAGTTGGCCGACACCGACACTCTGGATCTGCAGCCTTCGCGAGCTGTCGTGCAAGAAGTGCTCGATACCCTCGATGAACGCCAAGCCGGGTGA
- a CDS encoding hypothetical protein (conserved protein of unknown function) has translation MKGISHDHRVSIRELAALLRVSTDTIRRAYRRGDLPAIRVKTALRFDLEEVHRVMEHQAEAYVSARRCAASGARRMPIKAQPPLSQTGALFPGTKP, from the coding sequence ATGAAAGGGATATCCCACGATCACCGCGTGTCGATTCGAGAATTGGCTGCGCTCCTGCGGGTCAGCACCGATACGATTCGACGGGCCTACCGGAGAGGAGACCTCCCCGCGATTCGGGTGAAGACCGCGCTCCGGTTCGACCTGGAGGAAGTCCATCGCGTGATGGAACACCAGGCCGAGGCCTATGTGAGCGCACGGCGCTGCGCCGCGAGCGGCGCACGCCGGATGCCCATCAAGGCACAGCCCCCGCTTAGTCAAACGGGGGCGCTATTTCCAGGCACCAAACCATGA
- a CDS encoding hypothetical protein (conserved protein of unknown function): MSPSKRFGTNPAPSRVLLPGSDSSGGLHQQHCRRCGKAWWPRQPRKPVRCPGCKSPYWDKPRRLRHTVTPPSTSVKKENLAHSLGQTLSKAFGSKDADHPGDHSDRSLAHALTVLKEMKAAGRTWQEMADRLEREFGTKLEKDQLKALVR; the protein is encoded by the coding sequence ATGAGTCCTTCCAAGCGATTCGGCACAAACCCTGCTCCTTCGAGAGTACTCCTACCGGGAAGTGACTCGTCTGGCGGATTGCACCAACAACACTGTCGGCGCTGCGGCAAAGCCTGGTGGCCCCGCCAACCACGAAAGCCGGTTCGGTGTCCCGGTTGCAAGAGCCCGTACTGGGACAAGCCTCGGCGGCTGAGACACACTGTCACGCCTCCGAGCACATCCGTGAAGAAAGAAAATTTGGCCCACAGCCTCGGCCAGACGCTCTCCAAGGCCTTTGGGAGCAAGGACGCCGACCACCCAGGAGATCACAGCGACCGCTCCCTGGCACACGCCCTCACCGTGCTCAAGGAGATGAAAGCCGCGGGCCGAACCTGGCAGGAGATGGCCGACCGGCTGGAACGGGAATTCGGAACGAAGTTGGAGAAAGACCAACTGAAGGCCCTTGTCCGCTAA
- a CDS encoding DNA-binding protein: protein MLLTIKDLSRWLNIKPSTLYLWAAQGRIPSQKINGLVRFEHVKVTEWMESFERHSPQSMLRESRVSHRDLDRIIEAAKRDAYTPPPGKPSTASPKGREVDRGAR, encoded by the coding sequence ATGCTGTTGACTATCAAAGACCTATCACGCTGGCTCAACATCAAACCCTCAACGCTCTACCTCTGGGCGGCTCAAGGAAGGATTCCCAGTCAGAAAATTAATGGCTTGGTCCGGTTCGAGCACGTAAAAGTGACGGAATGGATGGAATCGTTTGAGCGGCACTCACCGCAATCAATGCTGCGAGAGTCACGAGTGAGTCATCGCGATCTGGATCGCATCATTGAAGCAGCCAAGCGAGACGCCTATACTCCGCCCCCGGGGAAACCATCGACAGCGAGCCCAAAGGGAAGGGAGGTAGACCGTGGGGCTCGTTAA
- a CDS encoding Methylenetetrahydrofolate--tRNA-(uracil-5-)-methy ltransferase TrmFO, with translation MTAFHGKDGRFMRDDIVIVGGGLAGSEAAWQAATRGAKVTLYEMRPKEMTKAHKTGNLAELVCSNSLGSLDPLNAPGILKEEMRRLNSLIISAAEQARVPAGSALAVDRDQFSQHITRALEGHPNIRILHEEIGDIPTDCLCIIATGPLTSDKLSQTIRAVTQSQHLYFFDAISPIVDAESINMDIVFRASRYDKGGDDYLNCPMTAEQYNAFYDAMMAAEKVQPKEFEKTPYFEACVPIEVLAERGRQTMQFGPMKPVGLKNPRTGVEPAAVVQLRTENIHRTCYNLVGFQTKLTYPEQKRVFRMIPGLEQAEFLRYGSLHRNTFINSPQLLLNTLQFKARGTLFFAGQLVGVEGYTESAAMGGMAGINAARALAGEPLITPPPTTAHGCLIAHVTASDPRHFQPMNTNFGLFPPLATPPRDKDKKRRSLSQRALEDFDVWTKRSKLS, from the coding sequence ATGACTGCCTTTCACGGTAAAGATGGTCGATTTATGAGAGATGACATTGTCATCGTGGGCGGGGGTCTGGCTGGTTCTGAAGCCGCATGGCAGGCGGCCACTCGTGGCGCCAAGGTCACGCTCTATGAGATGCGCCCGAAGGAGATGACGAAGGCGCACAAGACTGGAAACTTGGCCGAACTCGTCTGCTCGAACTCGCTCGGATCGCTCGATCCCTTGAATGCGCCAGGCATTTTAAAGGAAGAGATGCGGCGGCTGAACTCGCTGATCATTTCTGCTGCTGAGCAGGCGAGAGTGCCGGCCGGGTCAGCACTGGCTGTCGATCGTGATCAGTTCTCCCAGCACATTACCCGCGCGCTGGAAGGCCATCCGAACATCAGGATTCTCCACGAAGAGATTGGAGACATCCCGACAGATTGCCTCTGCATCATCGCCACTGGGCCATTGACGTCGGATAAGCTCTCGCAGACCATTCGCGCCGTGACGCAATCCCAGCACCTGTATTTCTTCGACGCAATCTCGCCGATCGTGGATGCGGAGTCGATCAACATGGACATCGTCTTTCGCGCCTCACGCTACGATAAAGGTGGGGATGATTATTTAAATTGCCCCATGACGGCAGAGCAGTACAATGCCTTTTACGACGCCATGATGGCCGCAGAAAAGGTACAGCCGAAAGAATTTGAGAAGACGCCCTATTTCGAGGCCTGTGTGCCCATTGAGGTACTCGCTGAGCGTGGCCGCCAGACGATGCAGTTCGGGCCCATGAAACCAGTGGGCCTCAAGAATCCTAGGACCGGGGTGGAGCCAGCGGCAGTCGTGCAATTGCGAACGGAAAATATCCATCGGACCTGCTACAACCTGGTGGGCTTTCAAACCAAACTCACGTATCCGGAACAGAAACGCGTCTTTCGCATGATCCCCGGCCTCGAACAGGCAGAGTTTCTGCGATATGGGAGCTTGCACCGCAATACCTTCATTAATTCTCCTCAACTACTTTTGAATACCCTGCAATTTAAAGCTCGAGGTACGTTGTTCTTCGCCGGGCAACTAGTCGGCGTGGAAGGGTATACCGAATCAGCTGCCATGGGAGGCATGGCCGGCATCAATGCGGCTCGGGCCCTGGCCGGCGAACCATTGATCACACCACCGCCTACGACGGCACACGGCTGCTTGATTGCTCATGTGACTGCCTCGGATCCACGTCACTTCCAACCGATGAACACCAATTTTGGCCTGTTCCCTCCCTTGGCAACCCCTCCGAGGGACAAGGACAAGAAGCGGCGTTCATTGAGCCAACGAGCTCTTGAGGATTTCGACGTATGGACGAAGCGATCAAAACTTTCGTAA
- a CDS encoding Tyrosine recombinase XerC, protein MDEAIKTFVMYLQVERNASHETIRNYRSDLQQLKGFIRRTEPAHTRVDAITSDHIRAYLHSLDQQGDKASSLARKLACLRSFFRFLVREGVLHMNPAEDLRSPKLPKSLPRVLTKGDAAALMEFPTGPSPLSLRDRALLETLYSTGARVSEAVGINLGDLNEMDGLVCLRGKGRKERVVPIGDVALQAIQEYRKSLRAPSFGAQLSAPLFLNHRGGRLTTRSVARMVSRYSSRLMGGAVSPHALRHSCATHLLDEGADLRSIQEMLGHASLSTTQKYTHVATDQLLAVYDRVHPRARAKSTLSGKDRKSS, encoded by the coding sequence ATGGACGAAGCGATCAAAACTTTCGTAATGTACCTCCAAGTGGAACGCAATGCCTCACACGAAACCATTCGTAACTACCGATCCGATCTTCAGCAGCTGAAGGGGTTTATCCGCCGCACGGAACCCGCTCACACTCGAGTCGATGCGATCACCAGTGACCATATCCGCGCCTATCTGCACAGCCTGGATCAACAAGGCGACAAAGCGTCATCGTTGGCAAGAAAGCTGGCGTGCCTACGGAGCTTTTTTCGGTTTCTTGTACGTGAAGGAGTCCTGCACATGAACCCAGCGGAGGACCTGAGAAGTCCGAAGCTACCAAAGTCGCTTCCTCGAGTGCTGACAAAAGGCGATGCAGCGGCGCTCATGGAGTTTCCGACTGGGCCATCACCCCTCTCCTTACGCGATCGTGCCCTGCTGGAAACCTTGTACTCGACCGGTGCCCGAGTGAGTGAGGCCGTGGGGATCAATCTCGGCGACCTCAACGAGATGGACGGACTCGTGTGCTTGCGAGGAAAGGGCCGCAAGGAACGGGTCGTTCCGATTGGAGACGTGGCACTCCAGGCGATTCAGGAGTACCGGAAGTCGCTACGTGCACCAAGCTTCGGCGCCCAGCTGTCGGCTCCATTGTTTTTGAATCATCGTGGGGGTCGACTCACGACACGAAGTGTCGCTCGAATGGTCTCGCGATACTCCAGTCGTCTCATGGGTGGAGCGGTGAGTCCACATGCCTTACGGCATTCGTGCGCCACGCACTTACTCGACGAAGGCGCAGACCTCCGGTCAATACAGGAAATGCTCGGCCATGCGTCGCTGAGCACCACGCAAAAATATACGCATGTGGCGACGGATCAGCTCCTGGCGGTCTACGATCGAGTCCATCCCCGCGCGCGAGCAAAAAGCACTCTTTCAGGAAAGGATCGGAAATCGTCATGA
- a CDS encoding peptidase component of the HslUV protease, with translation MIIRSTTILCVRRDGRVAMGCDGQVTVGTTVMKHNAKKLRRLHHDQILAGFAGATADAFTLFEKFESKLEEHRGNLTRAAVELAKEWRTDRVLRRLEALLAVAGSEHSFIISGTGDVVEPEDGILAIGSGGPYALAAARGLLRHSQLDASAIVREAMHIAGSIDIYTNQQIIVEELEDKAR, from the coding sequence ATGATCATTCGATCAACCACCATTCTGTGTGTCAGACGCGACGGACGAGTTGCCATGGGCTGCGACGGCCAGGTCACCGTTGGAACCACGGTGATGAAACACAACGCCAAGAAACTTCGCCGCCTGCATCATGACCAGATACTGGCGGGATTTGCGGGAGCCACCGCCGACGCGTTTACGCTGTTCGAGAAGTTCGAGAGTAAGTTGGAGGAGCATCGGGGCAATCTTACTAGGGCAGCGGTCGAGCTGGCGAAAGAGTGGCGAACGGACCGGGTGCTTCGACGTTTGGAGGCCCTCCTTGCCGTCGCCGGATCGGAACACTCGTTCATCATTTCTGGGACAGGCGATGTCGTAGAACCGGAGGACGGGATTCTGGCTATAGGCTCAGGTGGACCCTATGCCCTCGCTGCCGCCAGGGGCCTGTTACGACATTCCCAACTCGATGCCTCGGCGATCGTGAGGGAAGCCATGCATATTGCCGGTTCGATTGACATTTACACCAATCAACAGATTATTGTTGAAGAACTCGAGGATAAAGCACGATGA
- a CDS encoding molecular chaperone and ATPase component of HslUV protease, producing MMKQLTSDADPLNVNSLTPRQIVEELNRYVIGQKDAKRMVAIALRNRWRRQQLSPDLRDEVMPKNIIMIGPTGVGKTEIARRLAKLAQAPFIKIEASKFTEVGYVGRDVESLVRDLTELSINMVKAARLETVQQKAEQQAEERLLDLLLPPPPPRPGFVEGAGETVGHAPQDSHESTRSKLRLQLREGKLDERTIEMDVKERGLPVGVISNVGGLDDLESNLRDMLGGMFQGKKKKRVMKVPEALKHLTQEEAQKLIDMDDAIREAITKVEQTGIVFLDEIDKIAGRERTMGPDVSREGVQRDLLPIVEGCTVTTKHGPVVTDHILFIAAGAFHVAKPSDLIPELQGRFPIRVELSPLSKDDFVRILTEPKGALVRQYQALLATEGLTIEFTPDGLEEIAEIAVQVNEQTENIGARRLFTIMERLLEDILFEGPSWPDKRISITATYVRERLKDIVKDQDLSRYIL from the coding sequence ATGATGAAACAGCTCACGAGCGATGCCGACCCGCTGAATGTCAACAGCCTCACACCACGTCAGATCGTCGAAGAACTGAACCGTTACGTCATCGGACAAAAAGATGCAAAGCGCATGGTCGCCATCGCCCTTCGCAACCGATGGCGCCGCCAACAGTTATCCCCCGATCTCCGCGATGAGGTCATGCCAAAAAACATTATCATGATAGGACCGACCGGAGTCGGGAAGACGGAAATCGCCAGGCGCCTTGCCAAGCTCGCGCAAGCGCCGTTCATCAAGATCGAAGCGTCGAAGTTTACCGAGGTCGGATATGTCGGACGCGATGTGGAGTCGCTCGTACGGGACCTCACAGAGCTGTCCATCAATATGGTTAAGGCCGCTCGCCTGGAGACCGTTCAGCAAAAGGCCGAACAACAGGCAGAGGAGCGATTACTCGACCTGCTCTTGCCGCCACCTCCCCCTCGGCCCGGGTTCGTCGAAGGCGCGGGTGAGACAGTCGGCCACGCACCGCAAGATTCGCATGAAAGCACCAGATCGAAACTCCGCCTGCAGTTGCGGGAAGGCAAGCTGGATGAACGAACGATCGAGATGGACGTCAAGGAACGAGGCCTGCCGGTCGGCGTGATCTCCAACGTCGGTGGGCTTGACGATCTCGAAAGCAACCTGCGCGACATGTTGGGTGGCATGTTCCAAGGCAAGAAAAAAAAGCGGGTGATGAAGGTGCCCGAGGCCCTCAAACACCTGACACAGGAAGAAGCGCAGAAACTGATCGATATGGATGATGCCATTCGTGAAGCGATCACCAAGGTGGAGCAGACAGGAATTGTCTTCCTCGACGAGATCGATAAGATCGCCGGCCGCGAACGCACGATGGGACCCGATGTCTCGAGAGAAGGCGTCCAGCGAGACCTCCTCCCCATCGTGGAAGGTTGTACGGTGACGACTAAACACGGTCCGGTTGTCACAGATCACATCCTCTTCATCGCCGCCGGTGCCTTTCATGTCGCGAAGCCGTCTGATTTGATCCCGGAACTCCAAGGGCGATTTCCCATCCGTGTCGAACTCAGTCCCTTGTCCAAAGACGATTTTGTCCGAATACTGACGGAGCCAAAAGGGGCCTTGGTCCGGCAGTATCAGGCGTTGCTGGCCACAGAGGGCCTCACGATCGAGTTCACGCCGGATGGACTCGAGGAAATTGCGGAGATCGCCGTGCAGGTGAACGAGCAAACCGAAAACATCGGCGCACGCCGACTGTTCACCATCATGGAGCGTTTGCTCGAAGACATTTTGTTTGAAGGGCCCAGCTGGCCGGACAAGCGGATCAGTATTACCGCCACCTACGTGCGTGAACGCCTGAAAGACATCGTGAAGGATCAAGACTTGAGTCGGTATATCCTCTGA
- a CDS encoding Acetylglutamate kinase, producing MNKLIKKADVLIEALPYIRTFRGKTVVIKYGGHAMADASLKERFAQDVVLLKYVGINPVIIHGGGPQIDKMLDRLGIQAKFRHGVRVTDAATMEIVEMVLAGKINMELTDLITRHGGSAVGLSGKDGGLILSKPLTAKAWAESIDRDLEGEDGEGDFGLVGDIEKVDPGLLRNLQEDHYIPIIAPIGTDREGNTYNINADLVAGSIAGALRAEKLLMMTDIKGIRDANGRHLSTVSRKDVQRMMKKGTITEGMIPKVHACLDALAEGVQKAHIIDGRIPHAVLLEIFTRKGIGTEIVT from the coding sequence ATGAACAAACTCATCAAAAAAGCCGATGTCTTGATCGAAGCTCTTCCGTACATTCGAACGTTTCGAGGGAAAACCGTGGTCATCAAATACGGTGGCCATGCGATGGCCGACGCATCCCTCAAGGAACGCTTCGCGCAAGATGTGGTGCTGCTCAAGTATGTGGGAATCAACCCGGTCATCATTCATGGCGGTGGACCCCAAATCGATAAGATGCTTGATCGCCTCGGCATCCAAGCCAAGTTCCGGCACGGCGTTCGCGTCACCGACGCCGCCACGATGGAAATCGTCGAAATGGTCCTGGCGGGGAAGATCAACATGGAACTTACGGACCTCATCACTCGACATGGCGGCAGTGCCGTCGGATTGAGCGGCAAAGACGGTGGATTGATTCTGAGCAAACCATTGACGGCCAAGGCCTGGGCGGAGAGCATCGATCGTGATTTGGAAGGAGAGGATGGAGAGGGTGACTTCGGATTGGTCGGTGACATCGAAAAGGTCGATCCGGGTTTGCTCCGGAATCTCCAAGAGGATCATTACATCCCTATCATCGCTCCCATCGGAACGGACCGCGAGGGCAATACGTATAATATCAACGCCGATCTCGTGGCCGGGTCGATAGCGGGAGCCTTGCGGGCTGAGAAACTATTGATGATGACCGATATCAAAGGAATTCGCGATGCCAATGGGCGCCACCTGTCGACCGTGTCTCGCAAAGATGTGCAGCGCATGATGAAAAAGGGGACGATCACCGAGGGCATGATCCCAAAAGTTCATGCCTGCCTCGACGCGTTGGCCGAGGGCGTCCAAAAGGCCCACATCATCGATGGCCGCATTCCTCATGCCGTTCTGCTCGAGATCTTCACGCGTAAAGGAATCGGCACCGAGATCGTCACCTAA
- a CDS encoding hypothetical protein (conserved protein of unknown function), with protein MPADHHRLKEDLNHLVGERHPFSSPIRLQQTEAYLHRQLSEAGLAVTTHQFEALGRSYRNVIGTAPPASAHGPLPPLIIGAHFDTVAGSPGADDNASALAVMLHVARHVQNMRLARPIRFIAFNLEELNLLGSAAYVSFLSETGEAIHGAIILECVGYASHQEGSQKLPPGVPIAVPTTGDFLAVIGNERSQVLTGSVTHAMMLHLPIIPLIVPGNGEQLPDTRRSDHTPFWEHGFSAVMLTDTANFRNPHYHRSTDTLETLNLDFIASVADGVTATVMALAGQRTA; from the coding sequence GTGCCTGCTGATCATCACCGCCTCAAAGAGGACTTGAACCACCTGGTCGGAGAACGTCACCCCTTTTCCTCACCGATCCGCCTTCAGCAGACAGAAGCCTATCTTCACCGGCAGCTCTCTGAAGCAGGTTTGGCCGTTACAACGCATCAATTCGAAGCGTTGGGGAGATCCTATCGCAACGTCATTGGGACAGCACCTCCAGCCTCCGCGCACGGCCCACTGCCACCACTGATTATCGGCGCGCACTTCGATACCGTAGCAGGTTCTCCGGGCGCCGATGATAATGCGAGCGCGCTTGCCGTGATGCTCCATGTCGCTCGCCACGTCCAGAACATGAGACTGGCCAGGCCGATTCGTTTCATCGCCTTCAACCTCGAGGAATTGAACTTGCTTGGTAGCGCGGCTTATGTCTCGTTCCTCAGCGAGACCGGTGAGGCCATCCATGGAGCCATCATATTGGAATGTGTCGGCTATGCAAGCCATCAAGAGGGGTCGCAGAAGCTCCCTCCCGGTGTACCCATCGCGGTTCCCACAACCGGAGATTTTCTTGCCGTCATCGGCAATGAACGATCACAGGTCTTGACCGGCTCCGTCACCCACGCGATGATGTTGCATCTCCCTATCATTCCATTGATCGTGCCAGGTAATGGAGAGCAGCTGCCAGACACCAGACGGAGTGACCACACCCCGTTCTGGGAGCACGGGTTTTCAGCTGTCATGCTCACGGATACGGCGAACTTCCGAAATCCCCATTACCATCGATCGACCGACACCCTTGAGACACTAAATCTTGACTTTATCGCTTCGGTCGCCGATGGGGTCACAGCAACGGTCATGGCATTGGCCGGTCAGCGGACTGCGTAG
- a CDS encoding hypothetical protein (conserved protein of unknown function), translated as MKQLRPLESMIFTIRNHKVIIDTDLAVLYNVRTKALNQAVKRNKDRFPHDFVFRLTAKERLEVVTNCDHLARLKFSRTLPLAFTEHGAIMAATVLNSPQAVSMSVFVVRAFIQMREHIAANAGILKRLAQIDHALLEHDSSLLDLYEKLLPLLQPPPDSPTRRIGFQSKGKPS; from the coding sequence ATGAAGCAACTCAGGCCTCTCGAATCCATGATTTTCACGATTCGCAACCACAAGGTGATCATCGATACCGATCTTGCCGTGTTGTATAACGTGCGGACAAAAGCCTTGAACCAAGCGGTCAAGCGGAACAAGGATCGTTTTCCCCATGATTTCGTCTTTCGACTCACTGCAAAAGAGAGGTTGGAGGTGGTCACAAATTGTGACCACCTGGCCCGGCTCAAGTTTTCCCGCACCTTGCCCCTTGCCTTCACCGAGCACGGGGCCATCATGGCAGCCACCGTTCTGAACAGTCCACAAGCCGTCTCGATGAGCGTGTTTGTCGTGCGAGCATTCATCCAGATGCGTGAACATATCGCAGCCAACGCGGGAATACTGAAACGATTGGCCCAAATCGATCACGCGTTACTTGAGCATGACTCGTCCTTGCTCGACCTGTACGAGAAATTGCTCCCGCTACTGCAACCACCTCCCGACTCACCCACAAGACGGATCGGTTTCCAGTCAAAAGGGAAACCTAGCTAG
- a CDS encoding hypothetical protein (conserved protein of unknown function), which produces MRQGLPASSRQVIAKVFAHLDYKALESVYCYEGGKEFWRKKREPCRRLGTNVAEVLIKKLPPCGRSLYVGAGVTELPSLLAEAIDPQRHVEPYNLRRLEVTVLNRACRGLPFRFYACDASLARGRFDHIWMVSVLNDPERFPHLAPLSYGRADPVTFNPVRFQKEQRIVQTIVNRCLAKLSVPGLVTTSTEEVVWIADWCHRHTIPYYVERKQYATALVGDPICFVRIGMRKLKSRKVVTS; this is translated from the coding sequence ATGAGACAAGGCCTTCCAGCTTCAAGTCGGCAAGTGATCGCCAAGGTATTTGCTCACCTCGACTACAAGGCCTTGGAGTCCGTCTACTGTTACGAAGGCGGTAAGGAGTTCTGGCGGAAGAAGCGGGAACCCTGCCGCCGATTGGGAACCAACGTAGCCGAGGTTCTCATCAAGAAGTTACCACCGTGCGGGCGGAGTTTGTATGTCGGAGCCGGCGTGACAGAGCTGCCGTCCTTGCTCGCTGAAGCGATCGACCCTCAACGCCATGTTGAACCCTATAATCTCCGACGTCTCGAAGTGACTGTGCTCAATCGAGCTTGTCGTGGCTTACCGTTCCGCTTTTATGCCTGCGATGCCTCTTTGGCACGAGGAAGGTTCGATCATATCTGGATGGTCAGCGTGTTGAACGATCCGGAACGATTCCCCCATCTCGCGCCGTTATCATACGGTCGAGCTGACCCGGTCACATTCAATCCGGTGCGATTTCAGAAAGAACAGCGGATTGTCCAAACGATCGTGAATCGCTGCCTGGCTAAATTGAGTGTGCCTGGTTTGGTGACGACGTCAACGGAGGAAGTGGTGTGGATCGCGGACTGGTGTCACCGACATACCATTCCCTACTACGTGGAGCGGAAACAGTACGCCACGGCACTTGTCGGAGATCCGATCTGTTTTGTTCGGATCGGAATGCGGAAGTTAAAAAGTCGAAAAGTTGTAACGTCATAG
- a CDS encoding Protein YrdA, giving the protein MIRTFQGIKPTVPKSCFIEDTAVVIGDVVMGDECSVWFNAVVRGDVNYIRIGNRTNVQDLCMLHVTHDTHPLIIGNDVTIGHHVVLHGCTIHDRVLVGMGAIIMDGAVIGEDSVVGAGALIVEGRIVPPKSLILGSPAKVKRSVTAKELAWVKESAENYVRYAGQYLSDSGKNAGFKV; this is encoded by the coding sequence ATGATTCGAACCTTTCAAGGCATCAAGCCAACGGTCCCGAAGTCCTGCTTTATCGAAGACACTGCTGTCGTGATCGGCGATGTCGTCATGGGAGATGAGTGTAGTGTCTGGTTCAATGCGGTGGTCCGGGGCGATGTGAACTACATCCGGATCGGAAATCGGACCAACGTACAGGACCTCTGCATGCTGCATGTCACGCATGATACTCACCCACTCATCATCGGAAATGATGTCACAATCGGCCATCACGTTGTACTACACGGGTGCACGATTCATGATCGTGTGTTGGTGGGGATGGGCGCCATCATTATGGATGGTGCAGTCATCGGGGAAGATTCAGTGGTCGGAGCCGGGGCTTTAATCGTCGAAGGCAGGATCGTACCGCCGAAAAGTTTGATCCTGGGCTCACCGGCAAAGGTCAAGCGGTCGGTGACAGCGAAGGAGTTGGCCTGGGTCAAGGAATCGGCAGAGAATTATGTGCGGTATGCCGGTCAATACTTGTCCGATTCCGGAAAGAACGCGGGTTTTAAAGTCTGA